The following coding sequences are from one Pigmentibacter sp. JX0631 window:
- the rpsJ gene encoding 30S ribosomal protein S10, whose protein sequence is MESQKIRIRLKGYDVSLVDQSVAQIINKAKGTGAKIAGPVPMPTIINRYTVLRSPHVDKKSREQFEIRTHRRLIDLLEPKQQTVDGLMKLDLAAGVDVEINLY, encoded by the coding sequence ATGGAAAGCCAAAAAATCCGTATTCGTCTTAAAGGCTATGATGTTTCTCTGGTTGATCAGAGCGTAGCGCAAATTATTAACAAGGCAAAAGGAACTGGAGCAAAAATTGCTGGACCAGTGCCAATGCCTACAATTATTAACCGTTATACTGTGTTGAGATCTCCTCACGTTGATAAAAAATCTCGTGAGCAGTTTGAAATCCGCACACACCGCCGTCTTATCGATCTTCTTGAGCCAAAACAACAAACTGTTGATGGCCTTATGAAACTCGATCTAGCAGCTGGTGTAGATGTAGAAATCAATCTCTACTAA
- the rplC gene encoding 50S ribosomal protein L3, which yields MTSTFTTNGSAQGVTVLKMQPAKVLRHETLENGKVVVVVEYDTGHKNKLVRGWVVENPAEYQVGSPLKAPSLNAGQKLKITGFSKGRGFQDAMTRHGFGGGPASHGSRFHRSPGSVGMRAEPGRVMKGKKMPGQDGNVQVTLRNVQVAYWSTEESVMAIVGGVPGARGGIVFV from the coding sequence ATGACTAGCACGTTTACAACTAATGGCTCTGCCCAAGGTGTAACCGTTCTAAAAATGCAGCCAGCTAAAGTTCTAAGACACGAAACTTTGGAAAATGGCAAAGTTGTTGTTGTTGTTGAATACGACACAGGCCACAAAAACAAACTTGTACGTGGTTGGGTTGTCGAAAATCCTGCCGAATATCAAGTAGGCTCACCTCTTAAAGCACCTTCTCTCAATGCAGGACAAAAATTAAAAATTACTGGATTTTCAAAAGGTCGTGGTTTTCAAGACGCAATGACTCGTCACGGTTTTGGTGGCGGTCCAGCAAGTCATGGTAGCCGTTTCCACAGATCTCCTGGTTCTGTAGGTATGCGTGCTGAACCTGGTCGCGTTATGAAGGGCAAAAAAATGCCTGGTCAAGACGGTAATGTGCAAGTAACTCTCCGCAATGTTCAGGTTGCTTACTGGTCTACTGAGGAATCAGTTATGGCTATTGTAGGCGGTGTGCCTGGTGCTCGCGGCGGCATAGTATTTGTTTAA
- the rplD gene encoding 50S ribosomal protein L4, translated as MLSKIEALPESLVSYADRNKGTLWQVIKAYRANQRQGTVGVKTRAMVKSTGKKPYKQKKTGSARRGSFVAPLHVGGGVAHGPKARDYRQAIPTKMSKVALGIALSERVKSGKIFVGALDFPSGKTKDAASALKNVADLSGNTLVCLSNPNENTIRALRNIRGVHLVSPDQVNAFTVLQARSLIASPEAFKVLESRLAD; from the coding sequence ATGTTGTCTAAAATTGAAGCCCTACCTGAGAGTTTGGTGAGCTATGCTGACCGTAATAAAGGCACTCTCTGGCAGGTAATTAAGGCTTATAGAGCCAACCAAAGACAAGGAACTGTTGGTGTGAAAACACGTGCAATGGTGAAGTCTACTGGTAAAAAGCCTTATAAACAAAAGAAAACAGGAAGCGCTCGTCGCGGTTCATTTGTTGCTCCACTCCATGTCGGTGGTGGTGTTGCTCATGGCCCTAAAGCGCGTGACTACCGTCAAGCAATCCCTACAAAAATGAGTAAGGTTGCTTTAGGTATCGCACTTTCTGAGCGTGTAAAATCTGGCAAAATTTTTGTTGGCGCACTTGATTTTCCAAGTGGTAAAACAAAAGATGCAGCGTCTGCATTAAAGAATGTTGCTGATTTGTCTGGAAATACTTTGGTTTGTTTAAGCAATCCAAATGAAAATACAATTCGTGCACTACGCAATATTCGCGGAGTTCACCTTGTAAGTCCAGACCAAGTGAATGCATTTACTGTTCTTCAAGCACGCAGTCTTATTGCAAGTCCAGAAGCGTTCAAAGTTCTTGAATCAAGACTAGCAGACTGA
- a CDS encoding 50S ribosomal protein L23, which yields MRSDYVIKGSVLSEKSYALLENKVYTLKVDLKATKEDIKTAVKDVFGVDVISVNTSILRGRVVRKARSKKGGAVEVKLPNIKKAFIRLKDGQELPAPVLNAPAEATAE from the coding sequence ATGCGTTCGGATTATGTTATCAAAGGTTCAGTTTTAAGCGAAAAATCTTATGCTCTCTTAGAAAATAAGGTATACACACTTAAAGTTGATCTCAAAGCTACTAAAGAAGATATCAAAACAGCTGTTAAAGATGTTTTTGGTGTTGATGTGATCAGTGTAAACACTTCTATTTTACGTGGAAGAGTTGTTCGTAAAGCGCGCTCAAAAAAAGGTGGCGCTGTTGAAGTTAAACTTCCTAATATCAAAAAAGCGTTTATTCGCTTAAAAGATGGGCAAGAACTTCCGGCTCCTGTTTTAAATGCGCCTGCTGAAGCAACGGCGGAATAA
- the rplB gene encoding 50S ribosomal protein L2 — translation MGIRQLRPYTATTRTQSYINYREVLTTDTPYKPLLVAKPRKAGRNNTGRITVRHHGGGNKVKYRIIDWKRSRKDVEGVVTSVEYDPNRTAFISLVKYVDGDRRYVLATDGVKVGTKIIASSEADIKAGNSLPLKRIPAGTTIHSVEMRPGSGAKLVRSAGASATLVGRIERYAQIRMPSGELRLIPEDCYATIGTVSNADHMNVSIGKAGRNRWKGIRPTVRGVAMNPVDHPMGGGEGRTSGGRHPCSPWGQLAKGYKTRKVKPSDKFIVSRRKK, via the coding sequence ATGGGAATCAGACAATTAAGGCCATACACGGCTACAACAAGAACACAAAGTTACATCAATTACAGAGAAGTTCTTACTACTGATACTCCTTACAAACCGCTCTTAGTGGCAAAACCAAGAAAAGCGGGTCGTAACAATACTGGTCGCATTACTGTTCGCCATCACGGTGGTGGAAATAAAGTTAAGTACCGTATTATCGACTGGAAGAGATCTCGTAAGGATGTTGAAGGTGTTGTAACTTCAGTTGAGTACGATCCAAATCGTACAGCTTTTATTTCACTTGTTAAATATGTTGACGGAGATCGTCGTTACGTTCTTGCAACTGACGGCGTTAAAGTTGGTACTAAAATTATCGCTTCTTCAGAAGCTGATATCAAAGCAGGGAATAGCTTACCGCTAAAAAGAATTCCTGCAGGTACTACAATTCACAGTGTTGAAATGCGTCCAGGTTCTGGTGCGAAACTAGTTCGTAGTGCAGGAGCTTCAGCTACTTTAGTGGGTCGTATTGAAAGATACGCTCAAATTCGTATGCCTTCTGGTGAGCTTCGCCTTATTCCAGAAGATTGCTATGCAACTATCGGAACTGTGTCCAATGCTGACCATATGAACGTTTCTATTGGTAAAGCTGGTCGTAATCGTTGGAAGGGTATCCGTCCAACCGTCCGTGGTGTCGCTATGAACCCTGTTGACCATCCAATGGGTGGTGGTGAAGGTCGTACAAGTGGTGGCCGTCATCCATGTTCACCATGGGGTCAATTGGCTAAAGGTTATAAGACTCGCAAGGTTAAACCTAGCGATAAGTTTATCGTAAGCCGTCGTAAGAAATAA
- the rpsS gene encoding 30S ribosomal protein S19, producing MSRSLKKGPFVDTHLLKLADKNKGAGKVIKTWSRRSTIIPDFVGLTFAVHNGKKFVPVYVNENMVGHKLGEFSPTRTFHGHGADKKAAKKK from the coding sequence ATGTCACGTTCGTTGAAAAAGGGTCCTTTCGTAGACACCCATTTGCTAAAATTAGCAGATAAAAACAAGGGTGCTGGGAAGGTAATTAAAACTTGGAGCCGCCGTTCCACAATTATTCCAGATTTTGTTGGACTCACATTCGCAGTTCACAATGGAAAAAAATTCGTTCCCGTTTATGTGAACGAAAATATGGTTGGACACAAGCTTGGTGAATTTTCGCCAACTCGTACTTTCCATGGTCATGGTGCGGATAAAAAAGCCGCTAAGAAAAAGTAA
- the rplP gene encoding 50S ribosomal protein L16 codes for MLAPKKVKFRKSHKGRIKGVADRCNSVDFGDFALQAIEPGKLEARQIEASRIALTRHIKRGGKVWIRVFPDKPITKKPAETRMGSGKGGLDRWVCPIRSGRVIFEVQGVPANLAKEAFELAAAKLPFKTRVMSRSDKVWENQ; via the coding sequence ATGTTGGCTCCAAAGAAAGTTAAGTTTCGTAAATCTCACAAAGGTCGTATTAAAGGCGTTGCAGATCGTTGCAATAGCGTAGACTTTGGTGATTTTGCTCTTCAGGCAATTGAACCTGGAAAATTAGAAGCTCGTCAAATCGAAGCAAGTCGAATTGCCTTGACCCGTCACATAAAACGTGGTGGAAAAGTGTGGATTCGTGTGTTCCCAGACAAGCCTATTACTAAAAAGCCTGCTGAAACACGTATGGGTTCTGGTAAGGGTGGTTTGGATCGTTGGGTTTGTCCAATTCGTTCAGGCCGTGTGATTTTTGAAGTACAGGGTGTACCTGCTAATCTTGCAAAAGAAGCTTTTGAGCTAGCAGCAGCAAAACTCCCATTCAAAACACGCGTAATGAGCAGAAGTGATAAGGTTTGGGAAAATCAATGA
- the rpsQ gene encoding 30S ribosomal protein S17: MENNNKITKNPIRGRVVAISKDTKTVKVEVPRIVPNKTYGKRLHLHTSLFADTFGVANIAVGKDVDILPCRRISKNKSWKVVSVVAH, from the coding sequence ATGGAAAACAACAATAAAATTACAAAGAATCCAATTAGAGGTCGTGTAGTAGCGATTTCTAAAGATACAAAGACTGTTAAGGTAGAAGTGCCTCGTATTGTTCCAAACAAAACATATGGCAAACGCCTTCACCTCCATACATCTTTGTTCGCAGACACCTTTGGTGTTGCAAATATAGCAGTAGGAAAAGATGTAGATATTCTTCCTTGCCGCCGTATTTCAAAAAATAAGTCTTGGAAAGTAGTTTCTGTTGTTGCTCACTAA
- the rplN gene encoding 50S ribosomal protein L14, whose product MIQPESILVAADNSGARTLNVIRVMGGSFRRYARVGDLIVVSVRDAVPGGRVKKGEVHKAIVVRCKKEVSRTDGSRIRFDENAAVLVKIVKNEKEPVGTRIFGPIARELRQRNCGKIISLAPEVL is encoded by the coding sequence GTGATTCAGCCAGAATCAATCCTGGTAGCAGCCGACAATAGCGGTGCGCGCACTCTTAACGTCATTCGAGTAATGGGCGGTTCTTTCCGTCGTTATGCTCGTGTAGGCGATTTGATTGTCGTTTCCGTAAGAGATGCTGTGCCTGGTGGGCGTGTTAAAAAAGGTGAAGTACATAAAGCAATTGTAGTTCGCTGTAAGAAAGAAGTTTCGAGAACAGACGGTTCTCGTATACGTTTTGATGAAAATGCTGCTGTTCTTGTAAAAATTGTCAAAAATGAAAAAGAGCCAGTTGGAACTCGTATCTTCGGACCAATTGCTCGTGAATTAAGACAACGTAATTGTGGCAAGATTATCAGCTTGGCTCCGGAGGTTCTATAA
- the rplE gene encoding 50S ribosomal protein L5: MAKFSDKVLPELKKLHPTQNVMELPKIVKIVVNTCQGEATQNIKALEAAAAELEIITGQKAVITRAKKSIATFKLRAGMPIGASVTLRKERMFEFYDKLVSVALPRVRDFRGVSSNSFDGRGNYSLGIREQIIFPEIEADKVDKTRGLSITIVTSAKTDEAARELLTLLDMPFRK, translated from the coding sequence ATGGCAAAGTTCAGCGACAAAGTTTTACCTGAACTTAAAAAGCTTCATCCAACACAAAATGTTATGGAGCTTCCTAAGATCGTAAAAATCGTTGTTAATACTTGCCAAGGCGAAGCTACTCAAAATATCAAAGCACTTGAAGCTGCAGCTGCAGAGCTCGAAATTATTACTGGTCAAAAAGCCGTAATTACTCGCGCTAAAAAGTCAATTGCAACTTTCAAATTACGTGCAGGAATGCCTATTGGGGCTTCTGTAACGCTTCGTAAAGAACGTATGTTCGAATTCTACGATAAACTCGTTTCTGTTGCACTACCTCGCGTACGTGACTTCCGTGGAGTTTCTTCAAATAGTTTCGATGGACGTGGCAACTACTCTCTTGGTATCCGCGAACAAATCATATTTCCTGAAATTGAAGCGGATAAAGTAGATAAAACTCGTGGTTTGAGTATCACTATTGTTACATCAGCTAAAACTGATGAAGCAGCGCGTGAACTTCTTACTCTCCTCGATATGCCGTTTAGAAAGTAA
- a CDS encoding type Z 30S ribosomal protein S14: MARLAMINKANKKAKFSTRQHNRCNQCGRPRGYYRDFGVCRICLRKNALSGQIPGMVKASW; the protein is encoded by the coding sequence GTGGCTCGTTTAGCAATGATTAATAAAGCAAATAAAAAAGCCAAGTTTTCTACGCGTCAACACAACCGTTGCAACCAATGCGGTCGTCCACGCGGATACTACAGAGACTTCGGTGTTTGTCGTATTTGCTTACGTAAAAATGCCCTTTCAGGACAAATTCCTGGAATGGTCAAGGCTAGTTGGTGA
- the rpsH gene encoding 30S ribosomal protein S8, which produces MYTTDPIADMLTRIRNASTAGLKYTTVPASIIKIEITKILEAEGLIRGFRLIKDNGQGKIKIAMKYTEVGQPVIRGLTRVSKPGCRVYKAVSDLPKIRGGLGFAILTTPKGVLTSRTARKENVGGEVLAYVW; this is translated from the coding sequence ATGTACACTACTGATCCAATCGCTGATATGTTAACTCGTATCCGTAATGCTTCAACTGCAGGTTTAAAATATACTACAGTTCCAGCAAGCATTATTAAAATTGAAATTACAAAAATCTTAGAAGCAGAAGGTCTCATTCGTGGGTTCCGTCTCATCAAAGATAATGGTCAAGGCAAGATTAAAATTGCCATGAAATACACTGAAGTTGGACAACCTGTGATTCGTGGTTTAACCCGCGTTTCTAAACCTGGTTGCCGTGTTTATAAAGCCGTTTCGGATCTTCCAAAGATTCGTGGTGGTCTTGGTTTCGCTATACTTACAACTCCAAAAGGTGTTCTTACAAGCAGAACTGCTCGTAAAGAAAACGTTGGTGGAGAAGTATTAGCTTATGTTTGGTAA
- the rplF gene encoding 50S ribosomal protein L6: MSRVGKQPIKIPSGVTVKLNGNILEVNGSKGVLKRDTFGRVSIAQQNNEVVVSANKGEHSSAYWGLYRTLLSNMIQGVSAGFSKSLEIQGTGYRASMAGKVLNLTVGYSHPVNIDPPVGITFEVDKAGKVNITGVDKELVGQVAAKVRSVRPAEPYQGKGIRYAGEVIATKVGKSAGKK; the protein is encoded by the coding sequence ATGTCAAGAGTTGGTAAGCAGCCAATTAAAATTCCTTCGGGAGTAACCGTCAAGCTAAACGGAAATATTCTCGAAGTGAATGGCTCTAAGGGCGTGTTAAAACGTGATACTTTTGGACGCGTTTCAATTGCTCAACAAAATAATGAAGTTGTGGTATCTGCTAATAAAGGCGAACACAGCTCAGCATACTGGGGACTTTACAGAACCCTACTTTCCAACATGATTCAAGGTGTTTCTGCTGGTTTCAGCAAATCTCTTGAAATTCAAGGTACTGGTTACCGCGCTAGCATGGCTGGCAAAGTACTCAACCTAACTGTTGGTTATTCACATCCTGTAAATATTGATCCACCTGTGGGAATCACTTTTGAAGTTGATAAAGCAGGCAAAGTCAACATTACTGGAGTTGATAAAGAATTAGTCGGTCAAGTGGCTGCAAAAGTTCGTTCCGTGCGTCCAGCTGAACCTTACCAAGGTAAAGGTATTCGCTACGCAGGCGAAGTTATTGCAACTAAAGTTGGTAAATCAGCAGGTAAAAAATAA
- the rplR gene encoding 50S ribosomal protein L18 — MYRIINRRKIRQLRKMRFWRRRSSDLTKPRLCIFKSSRHIQAQLIDDNKGTVIASASSVETEIKSTGLRGKPMAVKVGGLIAERAKKAGVSSVVFDRNGFTYHGRIQVLADSAREAGLQF, encoded by the coding sequence ATGTATCGTATAATTAATCGTAGAAAGATCAGGCAATTGCGTAAAATGCGCTTTTGGCGCCGCCGTTCTTCTGATTTAACAAAACCACGCCTTTGTATTTTCAAAAGCAGCCGTCATATTCAAGCTCAACTTATTGATGACAATAAAGGTACTGTTATTGCTAGCGCGAGTTCCGTTGAAACTGAAATTAAATCAACAGGTCTTCGTGGCAAACCAATGGCTGTAAAAGTTGGTGGGCTTATTGCTGAAAGAGCAAAAAAGGCTGGGGTAAGTTCTGTTGTATTTGACAGAAACGGTTTCACATACCATGGGCGTATTCAGGTTCTTGCTGATTCCGCTCGTGAAGCTGGTCTTCAGTTCTAA
- the rpsE gene encoding 30S ribosomal protein S5: MNKEEQKKDRFEDRVVSVSRVSKTVKGGRRMSFSALVVVGDRQGTVGYGLGKAAEVPEAVRKAVAQAKKSLITVPMEKQTIPFVVNAKFGASQLLLSPASEGSGIVAGSSVRAVAELAGIPNIMAKIQGSRNPHNVVKAAFKGLKQLSTTEEYLKARK; the protein is encoded by the coding sequence ATGAATAAAGAAGAACAGAAAAAAGATCGTTTTGAAGATCGTGTAGTCAGCGTTTCCCGTGTTTCTAAAACTGTAAAAGGTGGTAGACGCATGAGCTTCTCCGCACTTGTTGTTGTCGGAGATCGTCAAGGTACTGTTGGATACGGACTTGGCAAAGCTGCTGAAGTTCCTGAAGCAGTTAGAAAAGCTGTTGCACAAGCAAAAAAATCACTCATCACTGTTCCGATGGAAAAACAAACTATTCCATTTGTGGTGAATGCTAAATTTGGCGCAAGCCAGTTACTTCTAAGCCCAGCTTCAGAAGGTAGTGGTATTGTTGCTGGTAGCTCCGTGCGTGCAGTTGCAGAACTTGCAGGCATTCCAAACATCATGGCAAAAATTCAAGGTAGTAGAAATCCTCATAACGTTGTGAAAGCAGCATTTAAAGGATTAAAACAACTCTCCACTACTGAAGAATATTTAAAAGCGCGTAAATAA
- the rpmD gene encoding 50S ribosomal protein L30 gives MQSIHTPKIKVTLLRSFAGRSESQRRTLVSLGLSKIGSSRVLPNVNPILGQVNKVIQFIKVEPAE, from the coding sequence ATGCAATCAATTCATACCCCAAAAATTAAAGTGACATTACTACGTAGCTTTGCTGGTCGTAGTGAATCACAGCGTAGAACCCTAGTTTCACTTGGTCTTTCTAAAATAGGTTCTTCACGGGTATTACCCAATGTGAACCCAATTCTTGGCCAGGTCAATAAGGTAATTCAATTTATCAAAGTTGAACCAGCTGAGTAA
- the rplO gene encoding 50S ribosomal protein L15, giving the protein MKIEELRPNPGARKDRRRLGRGPGSGLGKTGGRGGKGQTARSGSSIRPGFEGGQTPLYRRIPKRGFKNACAIPVEALNLKDSTPYIENGILDGSSFVAKGFAKLLSMGEVPAELKTVKNFVMSSGAREKLLAKGVTIEE; this is encoded by the coding sequence GTGAAAATTGAAGAACTTCGCCCTAATCCGGGTGCAAGAAAAGATAGACGTCGTCTTGGTAGAGGTCCTGGAAGTGGACTCGGTAAAACTGGTGGTCGTGGTGGAAAAGGCCAAACTGCTCGTTCTGGTTCTAGCATTCGCCCTGGTTTTGAAGGTGGACAAACTCCGCTTTATCGCCGTATCCCTAAACGTGGATTTAAAAATGCATGTGCTATTCCAGTAGAAGCTTTAAACCTTAAAGATTCAACACCTTATATTGAAAATGGAATTTTAGATGGCTCTAGCTTCGTAGCTAAAGGCTTTGCTAAATTGCTATCAATGGGTGAAGTACCTGCAGAGCTTAAAACAGTGAAAAACTTTGTTATGTCTTCTGGGGCGCGTGAAAAGTTGCTCGCAAAAGGCGTAACCATCGAGGAGTAA
- the secY gene encoding preprotein translocase subunit SecY, protein MPQGSGWTENVLVKRLLFTLLALLVFRIGVHIPIPGIDAKELALFASQQGAGLLKIFNMFSGGALSHFSIFSLAVMPYISASIIIQLMTVVVPALEQMQKEGGVGRQKITRITRSLSVLLALVQAYLLSAGLEASRGPDGGMIVLDPGLSFRIMACILMAAGSCFVMWLGEQITDKGIGNGISLLIFAGIVAYLPSSANTIVEMVKQNSGALLGAIGIVAFALFLVFAVTFFEQSYRKIPIHYAKRLVGKRVMSAQATHLPLKVNMAGIMAAIFASTILAVPATFLSFGNAAGNVWLADFLPGHWLYNAVFVVLGMFFSFFYASIVFKSDDVAENLKKQNAYIPGIRPGSETAEALDTVVTRLTFAGAIYMNLIVVVPSLVGGTFSQQMTFGGTSLLIVVGVALEAIRQVRAQLATQKYDHLIFPSQTHPRETTSNDTRL, encoded by the coding sequence ATGCCTCAGGGAAGTGGCTGGACAGAAAATGTCCTTGTAAAGCGTTTGTTGTTTACATTGTTAGCACTTCTCGTTTTCCGCATTGGAGTGCATATCCCTATTCCTGGAATTGATGCAAAAGAGCTTGCTCTTTTTGCAAGTCAGCAGGGAGCTGGGCTTTTAAAGATATTTAATATGTTTTCAGGCGGAGCGTTAAGTCACTTCTCCATTTTTAGTCTTGCTGTTATGCCTTACATATCTGCAAGTATTATCATTCAGCTGATGACTGTCGTTGTTCCTGCTTTGGAGCAAATGCAAAAAGAAGGTGGCGTTGGAAGACAAAAAATCACCCGCATTACAAGGAGTCTTTCTGTTCTTCTTGCTCTTGTGCAAGCTTATCTGCTTTCAGCAGGACTTGAGGCTTCCAGAGGACCTGATGGTGGAATGATTGTTTTGGATCCAGGGCTATCATTTAGAATTATGGCTTGTATTTTAATGGCTGCCGGCAGTTGCTTCGTGATGTGGCTAGGTGAACAAATCACCGACAAAGGTATTGGAAACGGAATTAGTTTGCTTATCTTTGCTGGAATTGTTGCTTATTTACCTTCCTCTGCAAATACAATTGTAGAAATGGTTAAACAAAACAGCGGTGCTTTATTGGGAGCTATTGGAATTGTAGCTTTTGCTTTATTCCTTGTTTTTGCAGTTACGTTTTTTGAACAAAGTTATAGAAAAATTCCAATTCATTATGCAAAAAGACTCGTTGGAAAAAGAGTTATGTCAGCTCAGGCTACACACTTACCTTTAAAGGTAAATATGGCCGGAATCATGGCTGCTATTTTTGCTTCGACTATTCTTGCAGTTCCTGCAACATTTCTCAGTTTTGGAAATGCGGCTGGTAATGTATGGTTAGCAGATTTTTTACCAGGTCACTGGCTCTATAACGCTGTATTCGTTGTTCTTGGGATGTTCTTTTCCTTTTTCTATGCATCTATTGTCTTTAAATCAGATGATGTCGCAGAAAATTTGAAAAAACAAAATGCCTATATTCCTGGAATACGTCCAGGCAGTGAAACAGCGGAAGCGTTAGACACAGTTGTAACTCGTCTTACCTTTGCTGGTGCGATTTACATGAATCTCATTGTTGTAGTGCCTTCTTTAGTAGGCGGTACTTTTTCTCAGCAAATGACGTTTGGTGGAACATCACTTTTAATTGTAGTTGGCGTTGCTTTAGAAGCTATTAGGCAAGTTAGAGCACAATTAGCTACACAAAAATATGATCATCTTATATTTCCATCCCAAACACATCCAAGAGAAACGACTAGCAATGATACAAGGCTATGA
- a CDS encoding nucleoside monophosphate kinase, giving the protein MKVIIFLGPPGVGKGTQCSLLSSRLGVKHISTGAIIRQEIASESSLGIKVKGIVESGHLVDDKSIFECLESALHQMNLKQNDVILLDGIPRNLSQAKEFDVLIGKFSSKVDLVLSLSADLDQLIERFEKRWTCSSCGKIESLSPQTDISKFVCTSCEKVGTMFRRKDDEPETVKKRFTVYQQETQPLISFYADRNNLCVVDGLQHPEIVYAEIVSILLRK; this is encoded by the coding sequence ATGAAGGTAATCATTTTTTTAGGCCCTCCGGGCGTTGGCAAAGGAACTCAATGTTCCTTACTCAGTTCGCGTCTTGGAGTTAAGCATATCTCGACTGGCGCAATTATTCGTCAGGAAATTGCTTCTGAATCATCTCTTGGCATCAAAGTTAAGGGCATAGTTGAGTCAGGACATTTGGTTGATGACAAATCAATTTTTGAATGTCTTGAAAGTGCTCTTCATCAGATGAACCTGAAACAAAATGATGTCATTTTGCTTGATGGTATTCCAAGAAATCTTTCACAGGCAAAAGAATTTGATGTTCTTATTGGTAAGTTTTCTAGCAAAGTCGATCTAGTTCTTTCTCTATCAGCAGATCTAGATCAATTAATAGAAAGATTTGAAAAGAGATGGACTTGTTCCTCTTGTGGAAAGATTGAGTCGCTTTCTCCGCAAACAGATATTTCTAAATTTGTCTGTACCAGTTGTGAAAAAGTTGGCACAATGTTTCGCCGCAAAGATGATGAACCAGAAACTGTTAAAAAACGTTTTACAGTTTATCAACAAGAAACGCAGCCTTTAATTTCTTTTTATGCTGATAGGAATAATTTATGCGTTGTTGATGGGTTACAACACCCCGAGATCGTTTATGCTGAAATTGTATCAATTTTATTAAGAAAGTAA
- the infA gene encoding translation initiation factor IF-1 — MDDDDKPRKVELEGIVAEKLPNNLFIVELDNSLKVLAHVSGRMKMNCINILPSDRVKVELNPNDKTKDGRFRAKIVFRSK, encoded by the coding sequence TTGGATGATGATGACAAACCTAGAAAGGTTGAATTGGAAGGTATCGTTGCTGAAAAGTTACCTAACAATTTGTTTATAGTAGAACTCGACAATAGTCTCAAGGTTTTAGCTCATGTATCAGGTCGCATGAAAATGAATTGTATCAATATTTTACCTAGCGATAGAGTAAAAGTTGAACTAAATCCAAATGATAAGACGAAAGATGGTCGGTTTAGAGCTAAAATTGTTTTTAGATCTAAATAA
- the rpmJ gene encoding 50S ribosomal protein L36 yields the protein MKVRASVKPICDKCKVIRRVGVVRVICENKKHKQRQG from the coding sequence ATGAAGGTTAGAGCTAGTGTAAAGCCAATTTGCGACAAATGTAAAGTGATTCGTAGAGTTGGTGTAGTTAGAGTTATTTGTGAAAATAAAAAACACAAGCAGCGTCAAGGTTAA
- the rpsM gene encoding 30S ribosomal protein S13: MARIAGVDIPRNKRIEISLTYIHGLGRKSSQKILDQLSINRDTRTQDLSDDQINAIRKLIDTNHTVEGDLRRLVQSNIKRLMDLGCYRGLRHRKGLPARGQRTKTNARTRKGPKKTVANKKK, translated from the coding sequence GTGGCAAGAATTGCGGGCGTTGACATTCCGCGTAACAAGCGTATCGAAATTTCGCTTACGTATATACATGGTCTTGGTCGTAAATCCTCTCAAAAGATTCTGGATCAATTGTCTATTAATAGAGACACTCGCACCCAAGATCTCAGCGACGATCAGATTAACGCCATAAGAAAACTTATTGATACAAACCACACAGTAGAAGGTGATTTGCGTCGTCTTGTTCAGTCCAACATTAAGCGTTTAATGGACTTAGGTTGTTATCGTGGTCTTCGTCACCGTAAGGGATTACCTGCTCGTGGGCAAAGAACAAAAACAAATGCGCGTACACGTAAGGGTCCTAAGAAGACAGTTGCGAACAAGAAGAAGTAA